The window TGGAAATTTGCAAATTCGTGCCCGAGTTTTTCAGACGATTTGACATTAAACTCGTGGATCCAAAGAGATATAAGCTGCTACCGGGCTGGCTGGTGTTGCAACAGGGACTGGACGCCAAACTGACATTGAGAGATCCAACACTGCTTATGAAAGATGTGGAATAATCACACGTACTGTCGAAACTTGACCAGGCAAATGACTATAAAGATTACTATTCTCGTGCACTTACCCTGCAAATTCAGTTGACTATACCAAAGATCGTTTCATGGTAGCAATTACTTTTTTTCGTCCTCATTTATTAGTCCTACATGCTCAGGGTAGATGATAAACATGCACAATTGAGATTTAAAGCTGTTCTATATAGACTTATCTAGTTAGGTACTACTTGGCTGGTTCAATTACCTCCGTGGAATAATTCCATGTTAGTCTATGTTTGTCTCAAATAGACACACAATTGGTGAACACTCCCGCGGAATAATGTTGCGTCTGTTTTTAACTCACTTAACATAGCTTTTTTGACACAAATGCACTTTGTAAATATATAACGCTGTCTAAAAAATACTTTCATAGTTTGGCCACCGGCATTCGGACTTCAAGCTGTGGGTTGCCCTTATATTCTTTCAACACCTTCTTTAGCACCTTGCCGGTGGGATTCCTGGGCAATGCGTCAATTGTAACCACTCCTCCTCTCAATTTCTTGTAGTTAGAGACTTTAGTTGAAACAAAATCCGAGATATCCTTCGCAATCTCTTGAGGGTTACCTTGAGCATTTTCCAATACCACAAACGCTCGAGGAATCTCCGTATCTTCTTCGGAGCTCCAGGCACCGATTACAGCGGCCTCTTGTACCAAGGGATACTGAATGATAACGTTCTCCAACTCAGATGGCGAAACCTGAAATCTGCAGTGTTGTCAGAATGTTTGAAAGTCAGTGTGTCTGAGCAGCGTACCCTTTGTACTTGATCATTTCTTTCAAACGATCATAGATGTACAGGTATCCCTTCTCGTCCATGTATCCCAAGTCTCCGGTGCGGAGccatccatcttccaacaTGGCTTTTGCTGTCTCTTCTGGGTTATCTTTGTAGCCCCTGTTCAAACAGTCAGAATGGTAACTAATTCTTTATTGTAGAGTAGGCCGAACTCACATCATAACATTTGGCGCTCTGCAGGCAATTTCACCAGGCCCTCGTGCCCCGACATCTTTACCATCCAGATCCAAGAATCGGATCTCGCTGTTTGCAATTACAGTGCCAGAGGCAGAGAGTGGCAGCCCTCTATCGCGCACTCCACTCTGGACACATGGTCCAGACAGCTCAGTGCATCCATATGCTGCGAGCATACTATTAGTATCCAAGCGCTCGTCATAATCGAAAAAAAACTTCCACTTACTCTGACACAAGACGACTCCTGGGAAAACCTTGCTGAGTTTTGCTGCCGTTTCTTCCTAAAACAGACGGACCGAGTTTAGTTGACTTAGTTCGACAATGTCAATCAATTCTCACATACATGTAATGGTGCAGCAGAGCAACTAAAATACTCCAAGGACGGATACTCATATCGACGCACAACAGGGTTCTCGGCTAACATCCTCGCGATGGAAGGCACGACTCTTGCGAGTGTGGCTTTCCTGTCCTTGAGCAGACGACAATAGAGCTCCAGGTCAAACCGAGGCATCAGACAGACATATGCGCCCAGCCACAGTCCCATAGTGAAGCAGACGTATAGCGCATAGACATGCGATAAGGGCGGAAAAAATATCTCTCGTTGACTTCCGCGCCAGTTCTGCGGGTTGTCCTCTCGGAGCTGGAAGCAGGCGGCGATGAGGTTGTAGTGCGAGAGCATGACCGCTTTTGGCATGCCGGTTGTTCCACTGGAAAGGAGGATCGCTGCGCAGGCTTTCTTGGGATCGAAGGTTTGGGGTCGGATAGGATTCCGCAGCTCGGGTTCTTCGTCGATGGAGGGCGAGTAGTTGATTGGGAAGGGCGCCCATTTCGCGCCGTTTGTTTCTCCTATCGTGAATGTCTTGAATGTGTTGGAGTTTTGGCAGTGGTCTGAGTTCTTCATGATAAGAGGGATTTTCTCGTAGAGAGTCTTGTCAATCACTAGACATTTCGGCTTGACGAGATCGATCGCCCGAGATAGCTCATCAGGATGGAGACTGTTGTTGATTGGGCTCACAATGCCACCGATCCACCAGACGGCATGAGCAGTCAGAATGTACTCGATGGAGCTGGACCCAGAAATCGACACGGTATCTCCTGGCTGGAACGATAGGTCGTGACGCAGACTATAAGCCGTTCGACGAATCTGGCGATGAAATGATCCATAGGTCGCGGTTCTCCCCGTTAGGGCCTCTTCGTAGATGATTTTATCGGGAGGCGTGTTTGCAACATTGTGTTGCATCAACTGTGATATGGATATGCTGTCCGGGATGTTGGTCCATGTTTTAGAGCGGTGGATCGACATGTCGATGGATGGTCTTGAAGAATGTAAAGGGTTATCTATGGTTCGTCGAAAGCATCATCACAGGTATACCTGTTAATAAATTAATTTTGAATTGCGACTCAAGGATCTTTGATTTGGAGCCGACCCAGAGGATCGTTTACCGAAAATTCCATAAGTGGAGTGGAATTCGGAATATTGTCTGCTATTCCCAGCATTTAATTCCGGGGCGGCAGCATTCAGCTTCGGCTATTTCTTTTCGCCTTCTGACTACACCTTACTCTGTAACTACCTTGATTGGACTCGACACTGGAGTGAGAATCCTCAATAATCTTTTTGTGTTTATCCACAGGGCGTACTTGCTTTTGTATAATTCTGTGGCCGAAGTGCTCCAACCTTAAGTAAACTACTCTGCTAATCTTCAAAAATGCCCTGGAACTCAAATATCATTCATCATCAAAAAAAGACGTATTATCATAGCACAAATTCTCTCAGAATGCAAATAAAAAACTATACCGCAAACTAATCATCCAAAAACTAAAGCCCTAACTTCAATACTCTCCCTAGGCCTAGCATCCTCAGGAGTCCTCGGATCCCAAAACGCAGTATGCGGCACCCACTGCGCGATATTCCGATCCTTTAGACCCGCCGAGTCAGAGCATTTCAGCAGCAACCTCTCATCACCCGTCATACCCGACCAGTACAACCACTTCTGGGCCGGATTATACTTCACGCTCATGGTCTCGCCAGTCCGATTCGGATACCGATGCTCAACGGGGACAAGATCGTCCCCGTTGATAGAAGCCGCCGAGGCAAAGCCCAGCGGGGCGGATTGCACGGGAAGATCGTGCTCGTCGAGCGGGCGCCAGACGTTTATGATGCGGTACCGGCCAGCTAAAAGCGCcgcggcttcttcttcgtcgctgATATGCAGCTTGACGCGGTCCGCGGCCGCGCGGGAGGTCTGGTCGACATGCGCGCGAGTGACCGGCTGGCGCGCGGCGCCCGGTCTCGCGCGGCGGATGGTATGATCGAAGAGGACGACCTTGTGGACGCCCGGCAGGTGTGATTTAAGGAGGGATTCCACTTCCGGGTAGTAGATTTCGCGGACAGAGGTGTCCGAGTCGAAGGTGGAGTATgttgctgcgctggggaTGTGCTGGAGTGCTGCAACGGAGTCCTTGTCGAGATTGTAGGATGTCTCGGAGCCGCGAATATCGTTGAGGGACACGTCGTGCTCAACTTCGGAGTAGTTGCGCGGGGGCTGGCCTGCTGGTGGGGTTTCGACGTAGTTGAACGGCGCGGAATTGTCGGCTGGAGGGGCGTAGAAGGTGATCGTGGCGGAAGTTGGTCCGCGGGGGATGTAGGAGGGTGAGCTTGTGGAGAGGgaagtggtggtggtgccagTAGTTGTGGTCGCCATTCTGGAGAGTATGTATATATTGAGTGTGTTTATATGTGGTTTATGGATTGAGTGTGTTCAAGGGTGGCTTATGGATGCGAAGAAGGATCGCGTGCTTAAATATCTCTCCCTCCAGTCCTAAGTTCCAAGTCTGCCAGCCGGGTCAATTAGTGAGCAGCGTCGCATCATCCGGCATTTGTCATCTCGCCGTGAGGAGATGAGGACTGGTTGGTCCATTCAGACGCCGAGCGTGCGATCACACCATTTGACTCCGGATCTTCAGTCCAACGGCAACGCGGCAATCATGCTTACCAAGCATTGGTGTCGTCATGATTAAGTAGTATACCAGTCTACCTGTTCCCCGGATCTTTTTACAACGGGACAGATGGATAAGATAAAAGTAATCAGAACATGCTCCAATGGCCAAGAACTAATGGCGCCAGCTAATTACAGCCCAGCAGAAATACATCCACGCTGGGCGAGGGAATAAACAACCAATTCCGCCATCCTCCAAACGCCGTCTCcccgagaagaaaaacaaaacgAAACAAAAAAACCATACACCGAGTAGAAGTAAACACAGTAGCTACAGTCAGCGCCCACACTAAGCATACATGCATCTGTATGCCGAATAAACAGAAAGACGCAGGGCGCTAGTGGTTTTTGGTCCGTTTGCTGCTGCGCTCGCGCTCCATCACTACCGACGGCAACATCTCGAGGTTCTGAGTCCCCCGCGAGGGATACAGCTGCACGCCCATCGTGGGGCCAAAGTCCGGGTGCAGCATATTGAAGCGGTTGGCGCTGGGTGCGTGGCCATTGGGAGGCTGCGAAGGCGGGGGCGCAAcgaccagctcgagcagGCTCGAATCGATCCAGCCGGCGGGTTTGGTGTGTACCCGGTCCATACGCGAGCAgtcgtcgtcgacctcctcggTCATCAGCGAAGTCAGCGGTGGGGCGTTGCCGGTTGGCCGGGCGTGGTAGTTGGACATCATCTGGTACGGCAGGCTGGGCCGGGTAGCGGGCTTGTCTGCCAGCTCGGCCAGAGCGCTGAGGGCGCTGTGGGCGGCGGTTCCACGCGTAGACCGGGTGGCATGGAAGTTGTGACTCGCGGTGCGGATCATATCCGTCGCACTCGGAGTGCCATTGTCTTCGTGGCCGGTCCCATCACCCGCGCCAGAGGTCTCCTCGGCATCGGTATTGTTGCCATTGGTAGCAGCGCCCGACCCGTGCTCTCCGCGCTTGGATGTAGAAAAAAAGTGGACCGTCGCGACATGGGCCTGGTTGGCGTGCGCGCTGAGTTCCTTGTCCGTGAAGAGCGAGTTCATGCTGTAGGCTGGGGCCGTCTGTTGCTGCGAAATATCGGTCTTGGAGCGCTCTGCTGGTGTGGCTCCGCCCGCGTCCCGCGCGGGCGACCCAGTCTCTTCTTCCGGTCCCTTGCGCTTCCGCTTGTTCAGCTCCGAGATGGCATTGCCCAGCTCGTCCAGTTCAACGCGGTGCCGTGTATGTCGCGTCTTGCGGTTGCTGTGGAGTCCACCGGGACTGGCcgggttggtgatgctgaACTGGTTCGGGTGCAGCAGCAGTGCATTGGTGTCAGCGATATCGAGTTGCTCTTTTTCGCGCATCAAACGAGCCCGTTTGCCGGATATGTTCTGCATCAGTCGTTCGCGCAGAGTCGAGGAAAGCTGGTTGAATTCATCTTTGGCAAAATGCACGCGGAAATCGTATTCGTGGCGGTATCGGTCGAGATAATTTTGGTAGCGGTTCTAAAAGACAGAGGGAGAATTGTCAGCGAGCGAGTTCCACAAGCCACGATCAAAAAAAGACATACCATAGCGTCCGTCAATTCCGAATCCTTCGTCTCCTTGACGCGATTCACCTCCTGCACGAATTTGGAGTACCACGTCCCGGACAGACTAGCCATCTCCTTAGCAAACTTGCCGCCACCAACCGTCTCCTCAATCAACTGCGCGATATCATCCGCCGAGTCCGGCAGAGGGCCAGTCTGGTACGGGTCTGCATTATTGATGAGCGTCATGTCGCACTGCAGAGCATGgagctgctggcggaatTGCGTGTCGCGGTTCTGGCTAAACGAGGCTGTCAGGTCCTGCAGACGTTCCTGCAAGGCAGAGCGTCGCTTGTCCCGTTTTGATTGAGGACCCGAGGCTCCTCCAGTAGGACTTGGGGAGCGGCCTCGCGAGTATAGGCCGCCATGGTAGGAAGGCCCTCCGCCTGGGGATGGGGGGCCGGGTGAGTATGCCATGGGGATTGGAAGATTGAGGATGTGCAGAGCGGTATAATGTAGATGCAGAGTAGGTCAAGAGTGGGAGGAAGCTCACTCCTGTACTAACACATCAAGATGAGAGTCAGGGACAGGTAAGAGTACAGAGTTGATTGAGGCGGAATCGACACGGCGAAAAGCAGTGGGTGCCCGAAACGGTTTAGACTCGGGTACATGTTTCTCCGAGGTATAGGGCGATCATCAGTTCTGCAGTACTAAGCTGAGATCACAACTAATTAACTAACAGTCAGGAGAAatgtaataataataacgAGGGAGACCTTTTGGACAGTCTACTGTTTGTCTTGAAATGAGTTGTTGGTCTCGATCATGCGTTGCCGCGCAATTGACCGGAACTCAAAATATCCGGTCGTGTCTAAATGCTCCTGAGGCCTTCCGCAAGCACAGCCCAGTGATTACATACTTCAAGTTGCGTAAAAAATATTTATATGATTCATGCATATATTTATAACAATCATCAAGACAGAGAGATTCATCAATCACTGCCAAATCATCACCACTATCCTGGGTATTCATACTCCTTTCTTCCAACAGACGAGAGAAAAGCTAACAAccggaagaaaaaagcaaaagagCAAACATGATATAGCCACCCGAGAAAGAGCAAAAACCCACACGGGGACACTGTGCGTGCGTCCCATGCCATCTTTTGCCGCTGGGGACTAGTAGACTAAAAAACGATATAGTTGTGAAAGGGAGGGGGTGGACGAAGTGAATAAGTGTAAAAGAGCCTGGGGGTCTTCTGCTCTTAATGGGTTCGACGGATGACAAAGACGCCCAGCTCGACTCCATCGCGAGGCTCGTTGTCCTCGCCATAGGGTCTTCGTCGGATGCCGTCGAAGATCTCGCTGAGAAGCATGGATGACGTGACCTGTTGGTCGGTCATATGGTTGCCGGACCCGCCGGCGGTCATGGCCTTGCTGATCGGGGCTCGGCGGCCGTTTTGCCAATACAGGCTGAGCACCTCCTTCATGCGGActttttcttggtggatGAACCACTCTGCCCAAAGGCTGCGGTCGAGCTCAGCGCTGCCGCGGCCTGCATCGGCCACTTGGAActgcgaggagggcgagctCAGGGCTTCGCATAGTGCGACAATGTTCGCTTTCATCGTGGCAAAATCGTCCATCTGGGACACTGTCGAGAGCTTGCCCAGGTAGCGGCCCACGTCGGCTGATAGCTCGTTTACCACGAccagctggcggaggagcggGTCAAGGATGGGGCCGAGGTACTGCGACTTGAAAGTAGATGCGCCCTTCTTGGTTGGATAGACGAAGAGCAACGAGCCGCCGTTCGGCGACAGCTCGCTGAGTCGGTCCACGAGGAAGGATGGGCGGGTTGGGCAGAACAGATCCCGGTACTCCTGCGCCGACGGTGGAGGGAGATATCTCTCCAAAACCGAGATGTGAACGCTGTGTGGCGGCACAATCGGCATGGGAGCGTGCGAGAGTTGCCGTTGCAGGGGCCCTCGGGAATCATGATAGGCCCCTACTACTGCTGCACTAGAGAACACTGTGGCGTTGAAGTAATCGtcgggagaagcagaagagcGTGGGGTGCTAGGTGGTGAGTGTGGTAGATTGGAAAGGCTGAATTGCTCGGGGACGGCGTGGGTGACGTTGATATAAGGTGAATGGCCTGGTTGAAGGTGGTTGTGCACAGACTGGACGATGGAGCAGAACAGACTGTCAGTTTTTGGCAGGGATACCGACTGGTCCGATGTCCGCGGATATGGAAGTGTCTGTGAAACGACCTTCACAGCCTCGCCTCGAGGGTTGGAGACACCTAGTGATGAGACTAAAACGAGGTTGGTTAGAATCTAGCTAGTGCATGTTTCATCTGCTAAGACACTCACCAGTCGCATTGATGCCGTGATCCAGCCACGACCCAACGTCCTGCTGGCAATCCATTGCATCATGCGGGCCCGGGCTACctccagagctggaggaggtgtGAGAGAGCTGATCCGATGGGCTGCTGAGGCCATCTGAGGGTCCAACTGCAGGGGAGTTCCCTGCACTCGGGCCTTCATCAACCATGGGCATGGCACCCTGGTCTTGCTGGATGGGTGTATCGAACAGCAAACTTTTCGACAGCGGATTCCACGCTACGGGGGCGTCGTCATCCGGTGGTGTCAACGGCAGTGTGGTGGGATAGTCCGACTGGACCGATGAGGGTCGAGAACGACCTTCCCACGACGAGGAAGGGTGTCCAGACACGGTTCTCGGTCCGCGGGAAATGGTGGTGGACAGACGAAGGCGGGAATCAGAAGACCGAGGTCGAGACTCAGCCCGGAACGGTGAGCCTGGAGAGCCTGCACGGTGCTGCTCCCAGGAAGGGAAGTGTACGGCACCGCTGCCTTTGGACAGGAAGCGGGAGACGGGCGAGGGTTTGGTTCGGAATGACCCTTGCGAGGCCCGCCGGCGCAGCTTGGTGGGACTACCGCCGCGGATGTCACCGAGATTGGGTTGTCCGAAGCTGGGGTTGAGGTTCACGGAAGTGGGTGATGGGGAGGTCATGACCCGGTCGTCTGAGAGGGAAGCAACAGGCCACCACGATCCATTGCACTGCGAAGGATTCATCCAGTCTCGCTGGTCGGTTGGATGGAGGGGAACGACAGAGGACATAAGACCGACGGCCGGTCGCGACCAGATCGTGAGCGAATGGGTGGATTCAAGGGAGTTGGTCGAAGGTGGCGTATAGTCTGAGGCGAGAGTAGGCGACCGAGGAAGAGTTCGAGGAGGGGAGAGTGAGTtgagggagatggaggggagaaACCAGCAGtggaaaaaaggaaggagaagaaaccAGGATGATgccaggaagaaaagaagggaaaagcAAGACTGGAAATTGACGGATGGAAGGAGGGTGCAGAGCGAGTACCGGGTACTTGGCATTACTATGGGCGCGCTGGGGACCGACGAGGTACCCAGTACCGGCTGGATCCAGACCCAGCGGGCGGAGGGTGTTCTAGACCGAGCAGCGAGGGTCATGGAGTCATCGGTCATTACATTCACTATTGCTCTGGCTCGGCTGGTCTTGATCGCGATCAGGATAATTGTGCTTCTGGTGATAATTCGAAGCGATCTGATTGGTATTCtcctcctcattctcgccCTTATGCTCTGGTCTGTGTGGGTTTGTGTTGTTGCGCGGCCAAAAATGTGCTCGTCTAGAAGCGCCCGTTGGCCGGCCAGACCCACGCTGGGGCGATCATTTCAGGCTCGCCCGTGCATCGAGTTGATGAATCGGGTGATTTACCTGAGGCCACAAAACTTGGATTCACGATCAATCTGATTCTTTCTATTGTGGATCACCCATAGATTGAATTCAGTGTTAGGGCTGCCATGACCTCGGTACCGAAGGAGGGAGGTACCTCTCTCACACTGgcagccaccaccaccgcccaaGTACCCTGTACCTGTCCGCTTCCGGTGGTCCCGCCTGCGGAGGAAGTACTGGACTTTGATCGattcatcatcctcgtcgccaccgtggggagggggagggggggcAAGCCATGACGATACCTACAAACCTACAAACCGGCTGACGGGGGCCGTCTGAGTTACTCCTCACGGCCAAGCCTGCAAGGTCTTCCAGAAATAGAAGGGGGCCAGCCACGATCAATCTACTGCCTGTcagattcttctcttcccgcTGCGCGATCGGATGGCTCCGTCAGCCCGCGCGGGGTTCGTCTAGTAGCGTAGGGGaacggacgacgaggaaaaggaaaaaagaacGTTGGGCCATCCTCCAATTTCCAACGGTGGTCCCGATCCGGTTCTGCATCCAGACCATCTTGGATGGCTCCACCGCGCGTCTCAGATAAGAAACGGGGTCGCCTCGTGGCGAATTCCGGCTATTCTACGCACAATGCAGCATTCGCTAGTATAATGTATACCTCTTTCGATTGTAGGGCTTTTAATTAAGATTGAGAGCAAACATGGAACATTCCGGAGCCGCGAATTAGAGCGTGCTTGGTATGACAGGAATGACTTGTGCTTTGGTCCGGCCCCGCAACATTCCGGGCCAGTCGAAAAGGACCCGGAAGCGCACAATGCGTCCCTTCGTCCGCGGTTCGGAGCTCATGGCATCGTCACTGAGGGGGTTGCGATTGGGGCGGGACCGGTCCCGCTGAGAAGAGGTGGATATCCGTCTTGGAGCAGGTTGGATGGATGCGGGCATCCGTCCAATGGGGATGCGTTTACCCCCATCGGGAAGCGGGATGGAGCTTTTCTGAGGTGCCATTCTTCGCTCAGAAAATCGCTGGTCCTTTCGGTGTCGGATCCGAGAATATCGTCCGACAGTAGGGTCGTCGCGGGAGTTATTCGGGGTGCTCCTGACGGGACTCGGTAGATGGTTGTAGAATGATGATTAGCTGCGGCTTGTTCATGCCACAGTCGGTGCGGTCGCCTTTCACGAAGTCAAGGAGCGCCGCCGGGACTGGGTAGTCGTGTTGCTCAACGACGGCCGGAGCTGGGCATCGCGGGAGCAGTTCCATGCCAGGGACGATCGGTagcgctgctcctcgcggGTCAGGCGAACTTGTTTTCGGGTGAAGCTCGATGGCTTCAACGCAATGGTGCAAGTGGAGGTGTTGACCCGGTCGTAGCCTGACAGAGGCGCCCTGGCCAGCGACGGGGGTGGACGCGTCGGACCGTCAAAGGACGTGCGGAGCTCATGGCACTGGCGCACGAGTTCCTGCACGCCCTCCGTCAGACCCGCTGCACGATGTTCAATGTCGGGCCAGAAGGCGTCGCCCCAGAAGGGATCTTCGCGTACGGCCGTCTCCAGGGCCTCGAGCCAGCAGTCAAAGCCCGTGCCGGGGCCGGCCAACTGCGCGGCGACGGCCACAAACCGTATGGTCGGTTCGGAGTGGAGCACGTGCAGCACGATACACGCCGGGCAGCGCGAGGTGCGATACCAGTCTCCTTCCTCGGTCAAGATGCAGTGCAGCCAGGCGAACGCACTGCGGGCCTCCCCGCGGAAAGCCCGTTCGGGCTCGGCGCCCTTTTGACTGGGGAGGGCACGCGCGGCGACGCGGGTGGCCTGGTGGTCGATCAGGAAGAGGGGGACGAGCAAggtgtggatgatgtcgcggTGCAGGCGGAATGCGTCTtggtcgtcggcggcgcacTCGTGTTGGTGCACGGAGCAGAAACTCGGCCCTTCCATGCCACAGGCCCGACGGTGCAGCTGGTCACGCATGGCCTGGAACGCCTCATTGCGCTCCAACTCGAGCAGGTCGTGGGGCGAGATGCGAAACGGGGAGGTGCGTAAGTCGGACATGTCGTCGAGGCAATGATCAGATCATGTCGGAATAAGGTTCATTCGAGAGGTCTGCCCACACGGCTGGGGAGAAGGTCCAAATATATGGAGAGCAGCATTTCCGGATGCGGCGAACATACTTATATCGGGTTCCCCCTGTGCGGAAACGTCATGGGAGCGTGCAGATCGCAATGGATTGGGCCCCACTGCTGACGAACACACTGCAACGCTGGCCGCTGAGTGGCGGGCAGCCGCGGAATTGTGGGAATGAGTGGAGGCTTGGCCGAGTCTGGAACGACCAGAACCGGGATTCTTTTGATAATGGAAAACCCCGGTGCGTCCAAGTACAGACGAGGGACATCTACACGCTTGTTCAGCGCACTCTCCTAGGTATCTCCAGTTGACCGGTCCTGAGACATCCGGTCTGCCACCGTGCCCCCGTGGGATCTGGCCCCGTGGCAAGCGATGGTGGCCGGGGGCCAACGTGGCAATCGGATAAGAGATCATCGGGCTCAGGTGCCCAACCAAACATTATCGTGAAGCGCTGCAGATCGGCCATCCAGAACGTTTCCAGGGTTTTCAGGGGCACCCGACGGCCGGCCAGTGATAGGCAATTGGGTCAAGTCGCCTCTGGGGAGTGTTTCATGGAGTTGCATGATCGGTGCCCCTTGTCCAGTATCAATCACTATCCTCGTAGAGGACTCGGTACTGGGTTGGGTTTCGGCAGATTCCGtccagctggagaagcaCAGAGGCACCCCCAAAAGTCAACGGGCTCGGCCTGTCACTCTCTGTACGCTAGCGCCCGTGCTATGGCCCTTGCCAAGCAAGAAGTCTCAACCGTCGGTCACGCCTGCTCCATATTAACCATCCAATCTtgattctttctctcctttcctttcctctccTTTCCATCCGCTCGTTCCTGCTTCGTAGttgtgtttgtttgtttgccTCTCTCCTGCCActcgtttttcttcttgtctctctctcgctctctaCAATTGCACCATCCGGGTCACCAACAAACTATTCTCTGCAGACTTACTTTCCAGTCACCATTCGTGCGATGCGGTCTTCATCCGCCCTCTTGGCAGCCCCGCTGTCGCTCCTTCTCGGGGCGCTGCAGACGGTGGCGGTGGGCGCTGTCCCGACCATCTCAGCGGTCGGGTCCAAGTTCTTCTATGAGGACGGCACGCAGTACTATCTGAAAGGTACCGCTCCACAGGACCCATGATGGTTGCGCGACAACGGCTAA of the Penicillium psychrofluorescens genome assembly, chromosome: 1 genome contains:
- a CDS encoding uncharacterized protein (ID:PFLUO_001691-T1.cds;~source:funannotate) yields the protein MSIHRSKTWTNIPDSISISQLMQHNVANTPPDKIIYEEALTGRTATYGSFHRQIRRTAYSLRHDLSFQPGDTVSISGSSSIEYILTAHAVWWIGGIVSPINNSLHPDELSRAIDLVKPKCLVIDKTLYEKIPLIMKNSDHCQNSNTFKTFTIGETNGAKWAPFPINYSPSIDEEPELRNPIRPQTFDPKKACAAILLSSGTTGMPKAVMLSHYNLIAACFQLREDNPQNWRGSQREIFFPPLSHVYALYVCFTMGLWLGAYVCLMPRFDLELYCRLLKDRKATLARVVPSIARMLAENPVVRRYEYPSLEYFSCSAAPLHEETAAKLSKVFPGVVLCQTYGCTELSGPCVQSGVRDRGLPLSASGTVIANSEIRFLDLDGKDVGARGPGEIACRAPNVMMGYKDNPEETAKAMLEDGWLRTGDLGYMDEKGYLYIYDRLKEMIKYKGFQVSPSELENVIIQYPLVQEAAVIGAWSSEEDTEIPRAFVVLENAQGNPQEIAKDISDFVSTKVSNYKKLRGGVVTIDALPRNPTGKVLKKVLKEYKGNPQLEVRMPVAKL
- a CDS encoding uncharacterized protein (ID:PFLUO_001692-T1.cds;~source:funannotate); this translates as MATTTTGTTTTSLSTSSPSYIPRGPTSATITFYAPPADNSAPFNYVETPPAGQPPRNYSEVEHDVSLNDIRGSETSYNLDKDSVAALQHIPSAATYSTFDSDTSVREIYYPEVESLLKSHLPGVHKVVLFDHTIRRARPGAARQPVTRAHVDQTSRAAADRVKLHISDEEEAAALLAGRYRIINVWRPLDEHDLPVQSAPLGFASAASINGDDLVPVEHRYPNRTGETMSVKYNPAQKWLYWSGMTGDERLLLKCSDSAGLKDRNIAQWVPHTAFWDPRTPEDARPRESIEVRALVFG
- a CDS encoding uncharacterized protein (ID:PFLUO_001693-T1.cds;~source:funannotate) translates to MAYSPGPPSPGGGPSYHGGLYSRGRSPSPTGGASGPQSKRDKRRSALQERLQDLTASFSQNRDTQFRQQLHALQCDMTLINNADPYQTGPLPDSADDIAQLIEETVGGGKFAKEMASLSGTWYSKFVQEVNRVKETKDSELTDAMNRYQNYLDRYRHEYDFRVHFAKDEFNQLSSTLRERLMQNISGKRARLMREKEQLDIADTNALLLHPNQFSITNPASPGGLHSNRKTRHTRHRVELDELGNAISELNKRKRKGPEEETGSPARDAGGATPAERSKTDISQQQTAPAYSMNSLFTDKELSAHANQAHVATVHFFSTSKRGEHGSGAATNGNNTDAEETSGAGDGTGHEDNGTPSATDMIRTASHNFHATRSTRGTAAHSALSALAELADKPATRPSLPYQMMSNYHARPTGNAPPLTSLMTEEVDDDCSRMDRVHTKPAGWIDSSLLELVVAPPPSQPPNGHAPSANRFNMLHPDFGPTMGVQLYPSRGTQNLEMLPSVVMERERSSKRTKNH
- a CDS encoding uncharacterized protein (ID:PFLUO_001694-T1.cds;~source:funannotate) → MTSPSPTSVNLNPSFGQPNLGDIRGGSPTKLRRRASQGSFRTKPSPVSRFLSKGSGAVHFPSWEQHRAGSPGSPFRAESRPRSSDSRLRLSTTISRGPRTVSGHPSSSWEGRSRPSSVQSDYPTTLPLTPPDDDAPVAWNPLSKSLLFDTPIQQDQGAMPMVDEGPSAGNSPAVGPSDGLSSPSDQLSHTSSSSGGSPGPHDAMDCQQDVGSWLDHGINATVSSLGVSNPRGEAVKVVSQTLPYPRTSDQSVSLPKTDSLFCSIVQSVHNHLQPGHSPYINVTHAVPEQFSLSNLPHSPPSTPRSSASPDDYFNATVFSSAAVVGAYHDSRGPLQRQLSHAPMPIVPPHSVHISVLERYLPPPSAQEYRDLFCPTRPSFLVDRLSELSPNGGSLLFVYPTKKGASTFKSQYLGPILDPLLRQLVVVNELSADVGRYLGKLSTVSQMDDFATMKANIVALCEALSSPSSQFQVADAGRGSAELDRSLWAEWFIHQEKVRMKEVLSLYWQNGRRAPISKAMTAGGSGNHMTDQQVTSSMLLSEIFDGIRRRPYGEDNEPRDGVELGVFVIRRTH
- a CDS encoding uncharacterized protein (ID:PFLUO_001695-T1.cds;~source:funannotate) gives rise to the protein MSDLRTSPFRISPHDLLELERNEAFQAMRDQLHRRACGMEGPSFCSVHQHECAADDQDAFRLHRDIIHTLLVPLFLIDHQATRVAARALPSQKGAEPERAFRGEARSAFAWLHCILTEEGDWYRTSRCPACIVLHVLHSEPTIRFVAVAAQLAGPGTGFDCWLEALETAVREDPFWGDAFWPDIEHRAAGLTEGVQELVRQCHELRTSFDGPTRPPPSLARAPLSGYDRVNTSTCTIALKPSSFTRKQVRLTREEQRYRSSLAWNCSRDAQLRPSLSNTTTQSRRRSLTS